A genomic window from Pseudomonadota bacterium includes:
- the adk gene encoding adenylate kinase, which translates to MRIILLGGPGAGKGTQAEFICRRFDIPKVSTGDMLRAAAAAGSPLGQEARKVMEAGGLVSDEIILGLVRERIAEPDCKNGFLLDGFPRTIPQAEGLNQAGVMIDFVIEIHVDDDEIVRRMSGRRVHPASGRTYHLVFNPPKSEGKDDVSGEALVQRDDDKEQTVRNRLQVYHRQTEPLVHYYSARASGCGPRFLRVDGIGSVEDIRDRIIRCLQ; encoded by the coding sequence ATGAGGATCATATTATTGGGCGGGCCGGGCGCCGGCAAAGGTACGCAGGCGGAGTTTATATGCCGGCGCTTTGATATCCCCAAGGTTTCGACCGGCGACATGCTGCGCGCGGCGGCGGCCGCGGGTTCACCCTTGGGACAAGAGGCAAGAAAGGTCATGGAGGCCGGCGGCTTAGTCTCCGATGAAATTATCTTGGGCCTGGTGCGGGAGCGCATCGCGGAGCCCGATTGCAAGAATGGTTTCCTGCTTGACGGATTCCCGCGGACGATACCGCAAGCCGAGGGCTTGAATCAGGCCGGCGTCATGATCGACTTTGTGATCGAGATCCACGTCGACGATGACGAGATCGTGCGGCGCATGTCCGGACGGCGTGTTCATCCGGCCTCGGGACGAACCTACCACCTGGTGTTTAATCCGCCCAAGTCGGAAGGCAAGGACGATGTGAGCGGCGAAGCCTTGGTGCAACGAGACGACGATAAAGAGCAGACCGTACGAAATCGTTTGCAGGTTTATCACCGCCAGACAGAGCCCTTGGTTCATTATTACTCGGCGCGCGCATCGGGATGCGGACCGCGGTTTCTGCGCGTGGATGGAATCGGAAGCGTCGAAGACATTCGCGATCGGATCATTCGATGTCTTCAATGA
- a CDS encoding FKBP-type peptidyl-prolyl cis-trans isomerase: MRKRHLVMLACICALSLNVSAEEAVKLDTDREKLSYAIGVQVAQSLASQEVDLDARAFSLAIEDMIAGREPRIPREEFQALLEKQRATMLKAQQEKSKKNLEESKAFLTANRKKEGVKELPSGLQYRVVKDGAGDQPKSTDTVSVHYRGTLIDGREFDSSTRAGQPAVFQVNGVIKGWQEALPLMKTGAKWQLFIPPGLAYGERGAGGAIGPNETLIFDIDLLAVNPAKK, encoded by the coding sequence ATGAGGAAAAGACATTTAGTGATGTTGGCCTGTATCTGTGCCTTGTCGTTGAACGTGTCCGCCGAAGAAGCGGTAAAACTCGATACAGATCGCGAAAAGTTGAGTTACGCCATTGGGGTACAAGTGGCTCAGAGTCTCGCCAGTCAGGAAGTCGACCTCGACGCGCGCGCGTTTTCGCTGGCGATCGAGGATATGATTGCCGGCCGCGAACCGCGGATCCCACGCGAGGAATTCCAGGCCCTGCTGGAAAAACAACGGGCCACCATGCTGAAAGCACAGCAAGAAAAGTCCAAAAAGAACCTGGAAGAGAGTAAGGCGTTTCTAACGGCGAATCGCAAAAAGGAAGGCGTCAAGGAGCTACCCAGCGGTTTGCAATACCGGGTCGTTAAGGACGGCGCCGGGGACCAGCCAAAATCCACCGATACGGTATCGGTACACTACCGAGGTACGCTCATCGACGGGCGCGAATTCGATAGCTCCACGCGCGCCGGCCAACCGGCGGTTTTCCAGGTGAACGGCGTGATCAAAGGATGGCAGGAGGCCTTGCCGTTGATGAAAACAGGCGCTAAATGGCAGTTGTTTATTCCGCCCGGACTCGCCTATGGAGAGCGCGGCGCCGGCGGTGCGATTGGGCCGAACGAGACTTTGATCTTCGACATCGATCTGCTCGCCGTCAATCCTGCTAAAAAGTGA